One genomic region from Ornithinicoccus hortensis encodes:
- a CDS encoding TetR/AcrR family transcriptional regulator, with amino-acid sequence MSSRSQPDVPVTDGRDARWAEHRRLRRRQLVEAALRAIRAHGPGVGMDDIAAEAATSKTVLYRHLGDRNGVYFAVVEAVDALVLSDLERAMDETGRGPDGTPTDMVALVAAMTDGYLRLVERDPDIYRFVLTRPLVDPDSDPVRTISGRIGKQLADVLEVHLRRQQRDPAPATLWALAVVAAVSTAADHWLNDPTPPPRADVVAAVTDLFRPALTGQGASPTTTPTREER; translated from the coding sequence ATGTCGTCCCGTTCCCAACCCGACGTGCCCGTCACCGACGGGCGAGATGCCCGCTGGGCCGAGCACCGCCGGTTGCGCCGACGGCAGCTGGTCGAGGCGGCGCTGCGCGCGATCCGCGCGCACGGCCCGGGCGTCGGCATGGACGACATCGCGGCGGAGGCCGCCACCAGCAAGACGGTGCTGTACCGGCACCTGGGGGACCGCAACGGGGTCTACTTCGCAGTGGTCGAGGCGGTCGACGCACTGGTCCTCTCCGACCTGGAGCGGGCGATGGACGAGACGGGACGCGGGCCGGACGGCACCCCGACCGACATGGTCGCGCTGGTCGCCGCGATGACCGACGGCTACCTGCGGCTGGTGGAGCGTGACCCGGACATCTACCGGTTCGTGCTGACCCGACCCCTGGTCGACCCCGACAGCGACCCGGTGCGCACCATCTCCGGCCGGATCGGCAAGCAGCTCGCAGACGTCCTCGAGGTACACCTGCGGCGCCAGCAGCGCGACCCGGCTCCCGCCACCCTGTGGGCGCTGGCGGTCGTGGCCGCGGTGAGCACCGCCGCCGACCACTGGCTGAACGACCCGACACCGCCGCCGCGCGCCGACGTCGTCGCGGCCGTCACCGACCTGTTCCGCCCGGCCCTCACCGGCCAGGGCGCGAGCCCGACCACCACCCCCACCCGGGAGGAACGATGA
- a CDS encoding acetyl-CoA C-acetyltransferase — protein sequence MPQSPRTAVVVGGNRIPFGKSGGAYAAASNQDMLTAALDGLVARFGLAGQRVGELAAGAVLKHSRDFNLARETVLGSSLDPTTPAYDLQQACGTGLETVIQVANKIALGQIDSGIAGGVDSASDAPIAVGEGLRRALIAASNAKSPIDRVKALASIRPGDLAPETPRNAEPRTGLSMGEHQARTAKEWGITREAQDELAAASHHNLAAAWDAGFFDDLVTPYLKLTRDQGLRPDTSVEKLAKLSPVFGKGEGATMTAGNSTPLSDGAALVLLAEQEWATEHHLPVLARFVDAEVAAVDYVDGGEGLLMAPAYAVPRLLARQGLSLGDFDFFEIHEAFASTVLATLAAWEDETFCTERLGLDGPLGTVDRSKLNVHGSSLAAGHPFAATGGRIVAGLAKMLSEKGPGARGLISICAAGGQGVVAILEAV from the coding sequence ATGCCGCAAAGTCCCCGCACCGCCGTCGTCGTGGGCGGCAACCGCATCCCGTTCGGCAAGTCCGGCGGCGCGTATGCCGCCGCCTCCAACCAGGACATGCTCACCGCAGCGCTGGACGGGCTGGTCGCCCGCTTCGGCCTGGCGGGGCAGCGGGTCGGTGAGCTGGCCGCCGGGGCGGTGCTCAAGCACAGCCGCGACTTCAACCTGGCTCGGGAGACCGTCCTCGGGTCCTCGCTGGACCCGACCACCCCGGCCTACGACCTGCAGCAGGCCTGCGGGACCGGACTGGAGACGGTGATCCAGGTAGCCAACAAGATCGCCCTCGGCCAGATCGACTCCGGCATCGCCGGCGGCGTCGACAGCGCCAGCGACGCCCCGATCGCCGTCGGCGAGGGGCTGCGCCGGGCCCTGATCGCGGCGAGCAACGCCAAGAGCCCGATCGACCGGGTGAAGGCGCTCGCCTCGATCCGGCCGGGCGACCTCGCGCCGGAAACCCCGCGCAATGCCGAGCCGCGGACCGGGCTCTCGATGGGTGAGCACCAGGCCCGCACCGCCAAGGAGTGGGGCATCACCCGGGAGGCCCAGGACGAGCTGGCCGCCGCGAGCCACCACAACCTGGCCGCGGCGTGGGACGCGGGCTTCTTCGACGACCTGGTCACCCCCTACCTGAAGCTGACCCGGGACCAGGGGCTGCGCCCCGACACCTCGGTGGAGAAGCTGGCCAAGCTGTCCCCCGTCTTCGGCAAGGGGGAGGGCGCGACGATGACGGCGGGCAACTCCACCCCGCTGTCGGATGGTGCCGCGCTGGTGCTGCTGGCCGAGCAGGAGTGGGCCACCGAGCACCACCTGCCGGTGCTGGCCAGGTTCGTGGACGCCGAGGTCGCCGCGGTCGACTACGTCGACGGCGGGGAGGGCCTGCTGATGGCCCCGGCGTATGCCGTGCCGCGGCTGCTGGCCCGTCAGGGCCTGTCCCTGGGGGACTTCGACTTCTTCGAGATCCACGAGGCCTTCGCCTCGACCGTGCTGGCCACGCTCGCCGCGTGGGAGGACGAGACCTTCTGCACCGAACGGCTGGGGCTGGACGGGCCGCTCGGCACCGTCGACCGCAGCAAGCTCAACGTGCACGGCTCGTCCCTGGCCGCCGGCCACCCGTTTGCCGCGACCGGCGGGCGGATCGTGGCCGGCCTGGCCAAGATGTTGTCCGAGAAGGGCCCCGGCGCCCGCGGCCTGATCTCGATCTGTGCCGCCGGCGGGCAGGGCGTCGTTGCAATCCTGGAGGCTGTGTGA
- a CDS encoding 3-oxoacyl-ACP reductase, producing MPNLFSTVTSNPVAKAVGKQLGLPQPVTLRRGRDLPTGDVVLGTAPVGAAGGIVADALAALGVPAVEALRDDPAARTTDDEGRARPPAYEQRIGAVVVDATAATTIADLEAVRALLRPALKGMGTCGRVVLVGTAPELTDATESAATQQALEGIVRSVGKELRAGATANLVWTAPGSTGADLASTLSFLLEGRSAYVSGQPWRVGTAPEGAAVPADSPFDGRVVVVTGAARGIGADIARVFARDGAKVVVVDIPASGEALGKVANEIGGTALQLDITATGAGDRIADHVTHRYGPDARIHAIVHNAGITRDKLLVNTDEDRWGSVLDVNLAAQFRINEVLLDKGRAGGLAEDGRVVGVASTSGVAGNRGQSNYAASKAGVIGLVRALAPQVADRGITVNAVAPGFIETEMTGKIPLATREFARRFNSLQQGGKPVDVAETIAYLAAPTSGAVNGQVIRVCGQSQIGA from the coding sequence ATGCCCAACCTGTTCTCAACCGTCACGTCCAACCCGGTGGCCAAGGCCGTCGGCAAGCAACTCGGGCTGCCCCAACCGGTGACCCTGCGTCGCGGGCGGGACCTGCCGACCGGCGACGTCGTGCTGGGCACCGCCCCGGTCGGTGCGGCCGGCGGGATCGTCGCCGACGCGCTGGCCGCGCTCGGGGTCCCCGCCGTCGAGGCCCTGCGCGACGACCCGGCCGCGCGCACAACCGACGACGAGGGCAGGGCCCGTCCCCCGGCATACGAGCAGCGGATCGGCGCGGTCGTGGTCGACGCCACCGCGGCCACCACCATCGCCGACCTCGAGGCGGTGCGCGCCCTGCTCCGCCCCGCCCTCAAGGGCATGGGGACCTGCGGCCGGGTGGTGCTCGTCGGCACCGCACCCGAGCTGACCGACGCGACCGAGTCGGCCGCCACCCAGCAGGCGCTGGAGGGCATCGTCCGCAGCGTCGGCAAGGAGCTGCGGGCCGGCGCGACCGCCAACCTGGTGTGGACCGCACCGGGCAGCACGGGCGCCGACCTGGCCTCGACCCTGTCCTTCCTCCTCGAGGGCCGCTCGGCCTACGTCTCGGGGCAGCCGTGGCGGGTCGGGACCGCCCCCGAGGGCGCGGCGGTCCCCGCCGACTCGCCCTTCGACGGGCGCGTGGTCGTGGTGACCGGCGCCGCCCGCGGCATCGGGGCCGACATCGCCCGGGTCTTCGCCCGCGACGGGGCCAAGGTCGTGGTCGTCGACATCCCCGCCTCCGGTGAGGCGCTGGGCAAGGTCGCCAACGAGATCGGCGGCACCGCCCTGCAGCTGGACATCACCGCGACCGGTGCCGGCGACCGGATCGCCGACCACGTGACGCACCGGTACGGTCCCGACGCCCGGATCCACGCCATCGTGCACAACGCCGGCATCACCCGCGACAAGCTGCTGGTCAACACCGACGAGGACCGCTGGGGCAGCGTGCTGGACGTCAACCTGGCCGCCCAGTTCCGGATCAACGAGGTGCTGCTCGACAAGGGCCGCGCCGGCGGGCTGGCCGAGGACGGCCGGGTCGTCGGGGTGGCCTCCACCAGCGGCGTCGCCGGCAACCGTGGGCAGAGCAACTACGCCGCGTCCAAGGCCGGGGTGATCGGCCTGGTGCGGGCCCTCGCACCGCAGGTGGCCGACCGCGGCATCACCGTCAACGCCGTCGCCCCGGGCTTCATCGAGACCGAGATGACCGGCAAGATCCCGCTGGCCACCCGCGAGTTCGCCAGGCGGTTCAACAGCCTGCAGCAGGGCGGCAAGCCGGTCGACGTCGCCGAGACGATCGCCTACCTGGCCGCCCCCACCAGCGGCGCGGTCAACGGCCAGGTCATCCGGGTCTGCGGGCAGTCCCAGATCGGGGCCTGA
- a CDS encoding MaoC family dehydratase, with amino-acid sequence MATTPDPGADRPVELLGSVPGGTGLLAKAALTSVGRRGAGAGLPDRVLMVKDQRQDVDRLADYARVCGFTLRDTVPPTWLHVLTFGLQMDLLTRRDFPFAAMGMVHVANEMTLHRPVGVDEDLTLTVHAADLRPHRSGVAFDVVEQVRVGADPVWDGRSEYLIRGARLEDGAGAPGEGAAATERAATDPGARIQPSSTWRLPADLGRRYARAAGDYNPIHLHPWSAKALGFPRAIVHGMWTHARALAALQSRLPASYTTAVQFRKPVLLPSTVGFGVRRDDAGEGWDFAVTSRDGAKDHLLGTVR; translated from the coding sequence GTGGCCACCACCCCGGACCCCGGCGCGGACCGGCCGGTCGAGCTGCTCGGCTCCGTCCCCGGCGGCACCGGCCTGCTGGCCAAGGCGGCGCTGACCTCGGTCGGCCGCCGCGGCGCGGGTGCCGGCCTGCCCGACCGCGTCCTCATGGTCAAGGACCAGCGGCAGGACGTCGACCGGTTGGCGGACTACGCCCGGGTCTGCGGCTTCACGCTGCGGGACACCGTGCCGCCCACCTGGTTGCACGTGCTCACCTTCGGCCTGCAGATGGACCTGCTCACCCGCCGGGACTTCCCGTTCGCCGCGATGGGCATGGTGCACGTGGCCAACGAGATGACGCTGCACCGGCCGGTCGGGGTGGACGAGGACCTGACCCTGACGGTCCACGCCGCCGACCTGCGCCCGCACCGCAGCGGGGTGGCCTTCGACGTGGTGGAGCAGGTCCGGGTCGGGGCGGACCCGGTCTGGGACGGCCGCAGCGAGTATCTCATCCGGGGAGCTCGGCTCGAGGACGGGGCGGGCGCACCCGGCGAAGGGGCGGCGGCCACGGAGCGGGCCGCGACGGACCCCGGCGCGCGGATCCAGCCGTCGAGCACGTGGCGCCTGCCTGCCGACCTGGGGCGCCGGTACGCCCGCGCCGCGGGGGACTACAACCCCATCCACCTGCACCCGTGGTCGGCCAAGGCCCTGGGCTTCCCGCGCGCCATCGTGCACGGGATGTGGACGCACGCCCGGGCGCTCGCGGCGCTGCAGTCCCGGCTGCCGGCCAGCTACACGACCGCCGTGCAGTTCCGCAAGCCGGTGCTGCTGCCCTCCACGGTCGGCTTCGGCGTCCGCCGCGACGACGCCGGCGAGGGTTGGGACTTCGCGGTGACCTCCCGCGACGGCGCCAAGGACCACCTGCTCGGCACCGTCCGCTGA
- the rpmG gene encoding 50S ribosomal protein L33, whose translation MASKSADVRPKITLACTECKERNYITKKNRRNHPDRIELAKFCSRCGKHTAHRETR comes from the coding sequence GTGGCCAGCAAGAGCGCCGACGTCCGCCCCAAGATCACTCTGGCGTGCACGGAGTGCAAGGAGCGCAACTACATCACCAAGAAGAACCGCCGGAACCACCCGGACCGGATCGAGCTCGCGAAGTTCTGCTCGCGCTGCGGCAAGCACACCGCGCACCGCGAGACCCGCTGA
- a CDS encoding FAS1-like dehydratase domain-containing protein produces the protein MGVNADFAGRSYPPTEPYAVQAEHIAQFADAVGAASALHRDAEAARAAGYRDVVAPPTYAVVIAQQCDAQLVRDPEAGIDFTRVVHGQQAFEHHQPIVAGDQVVGVLHVDAVRQAGGHAMVTTRSELSTTDGAALCTATSTIVIRGGE, from the coding sequence ATGGGTGTGAACGCAGACTTCGCGGGGCGCAGCTACCCGCCCACCGAGCCGTATGCCGTGCAGGCCGAGCACATCGCACAGTTCGCCGACGCGGTCGGTGCCGCGAGCGCGCTGCACCGGGACGCGGAGGCGGCCCGCGCCGCCGGGTACCGCGATGTGGTCGCGCCGCCGACGTATGCCGTGGTGATCGCCCAGCAGTGTGACGCCCAGCTGGTCCGCGACCCCGAGGCGGGCATCGACTTCACTCGGGTGGTGCACGGGCAGCAGGCGTTCGAGCACCACCAGCCGATCGTCGCGGGCGACCAGGTGGTCGGCGTCCTGCACGTCGACGCGGTGCGCCAGGCCGGCGGCCACGCGATGGTCACCACCCGCAGCGAGCTGTCCACCACCGACGGTGCGGCACTGTGCACCGCCACATCGACCATCGTCATCCGGGGAGGCGAGTGA
- a CDS encoding MaoC family dehydratase, whose protein sequence is MSKPPQDVVAGAELPARTITVDRQQLVEYAGASGDQNPIHQDEDFARKVGLPDVIAHGMWTMGAAIEVVSDWVGDPGRVVSYSTRFTNPVVVPAEGGAQIEVGGTVKSVDEGTHRATVELTVTSGGNKVLGRATAVVDLG, encoded by the coding sequence ATGAGCAAGCCACCGCAGGACGTCGTGGCGGGCGCCGAACTGCCCGCCCGCACCATCACCGTGGACCGGCAGCAGCTGGTGGAGTACGCCGGAGCCAGCGGCGACCAGAACCCCATCCACCAGGACGAGGACTTCGCCCGCAAGGTGGGCCTGCCCGACGTCATCGCGCACGGGATGTGGACGATGGGCGCGGCGATCGAGGTCGTCAGCGACTGGGTCGGCGACCCCGGCCGGGTGGTGTCCTACTCCACCCGGTTCACCAACCCCGTCGTGGTGCCCGCGGAGGGCGGAGCGCAGATCGAGGTCGGCGGCACGGTGAAGTCGGTGGACGAGGGGACCCACCGGGCCACCGTCGAGCTGACGGTCACCAGCGGGGGCAACAAGGTGCTCGGCCGGGCCACCGCGGTGGTCGACCTTGGCTGA
- a CDS encoding UDP-N-acetylmuramate dehydrogenase, producing the protein MRVGGPARQLITARTAEEVVDAVREADAAGTPLLVLGGGSNVVVADEGFPGTVVRIADRGVTVESADACGGVHVRVAAGEVWDDVVARAVAEGWSGIEALSGIPGSVGATPVQNVGAYGQEVAQTVAKVRTWDREEGRIRTLFAADCGFSYRHSVLKESMQVSGQFTPRYVVLEVTFALRPTGLSRPIGYADLARGLDVAVGERVPLADARAAVLEQRRRRGMVLEEGDHDTWSCGSFFTNPVLSAPEFEVLTRRAAERLGPDGPVPPQFPSAEGSVKTSAAWLIDKAGFAKGHGLPGPAALSTKHTLAITNRGQAGARDVLALAREVRVGVQEAFGVTLVNEPVLVGLAL; encoded by the coding sequence ATGCGGGTCGGCGGGCCGGCCCGCCAGCTGATCACCGCGCGGACCGCGGAGGAGGTCGTCGACGCCGTCCGGGAGGCCGACGCCGCCGGCACCCCGCTGCTCGTGCTGGGCGGCGGCTCCAACGTCGTGGTGGCCGACGAGGGCTTCCCGGGCACCGTCGTGCGGATAGCCGACCGGGGCGTCACCGTGGAGTCCGCCGACGCCTGCGGAGGGGTCCACGTCAGGGTCGCCGCCGGCGAGGTGTGGGACGACGTCGTCGCGCGCGCCGTCGCCGAGGGCTGGTCCGGCATCGAGGCGCTGTCGGGCATCCCCGGCAGCGTCGGGGCCACCCCGGTCCAGAACGTCGGCGCCTACGGCCAGGAGGTCGCCCAGACGGTCGCCAAGGTGCGCACCTGGGACCGCGAGGAGGGGCGGATCCGCACGCTCTTCGCCGCGGACTGCGGGTTCAGCTACCGGCACTCGGTGCTCAAGGAGTCGATGCAGGTCTCCGGGCAGTTCACCCCGCGCTACGTGGTGCTCGAGGTGACCTTCGCGCTGCGCCCGACCGGGTTGTCCCGCCCGATCGGGTATGCCGACCTGGCCCGCGGCCTGGACGTGGCCGTGGGGGAGCGGGTCCCGTTGGCCGATGCGCGGGCCGCGGTGCTCGAGCAGCGGCGGCGTCGCGGCATGGTGCTCGAGGAGGGCGACCACGACACCTGGTCGTGCGGGTCGTTCTTCACCAACCCGGTCCTGTCCGCGCCCGAGTTCGAGGTGCTGACCAGGCGGGCCGCCGAACGCCTCGGACCGGACGGGCCGGTGCCCCCGCAGTTCCCGTCCGCCGAGGGGAGCGTGAAGACCTCCGCGGCCTGGCTGATCGACAAGGCCGGCTTCGCCAAGGGCCACGGCCTGCCGGGCCCGGCCGCGCTGTCGACCAAGCACACGCTCGCGATCACCAACCGGGGCCAGGCAGGGGCGCGCGATGTCCTGGCGCTGGCCCGGGAGGTCCGCGTCGGGGTCCAGGAGGCCTTCGGGGTGACGCTGGTCAACGAGCCGGTCCTGGTCGGCCTGGCGCTGTGA
- a CDS encoding DUF3054 domain-containing protein produces the protein MKQPGPARTPRDTGRALRPLCYLLDGLVVVAFAAAGRSSHDEGLSPAGIADTAWPFLAALVAGWLLVALRGRPPTSFRAWGVLWPVTVAGGMLLRWLTGDGTALPFVLVATTVLGAGLLAVRVILSAVVRARSRR, from the coding sequence GTGAAGCAGCCCGGTCCCGCCCGCACCCCGCGGGACACCGGCCGCGCCCTGCGCCCGCTGTGCTACCTCCTGGACGGGCTCGTCGTGGTCGCCTTCGCCGCGGCCGGCCGGTCCAGCCACGACGAGGGCCTCTCGCCCGCCGGCATCGCCGACACCGCCTGGCCCTTCCTGGCCGCGCTGGTCGCGGGCTGGCTGCTCGTGGCGCTGCGGGGCAGGCCGCCGACCTCGTTCCGGGCCTGGGGCGTCCTCTGGCCGGTGACCGTGGCCGGCGGGATGCTGCTGCGCTGGCTGACCGGGGACGGCACCGCGCTGCCGTTCGTGCTGGTGGCGACGACGGTGCTGGGCGCGGGACTGCTGGCGGTACGGGTCATCCTGTCAGCGGTTGTCAGGGCTCGATCCCGGCGGTGA
- a CDS encoding alpha/beta hydrolase, which translates to MPQPTRTGLRRGFDDVGLTVALLMGWVALSPSLLPRTWWMTAANVGISTAFGYAVGLFIGWVAHHLARLIGLRVTVDPRAATWLWRAWYTGLALATLLAWSLGLNEQGRIARLLRVDYGGWLPQLVGILAGCLLFLVVVLLFRGLQRFWAWLRALFSPRVPRLLVTGLTAVVFAVVVVFVSNQVLYRQAMEIALSTSLARNAELMPGASVPSEPERSGGPGSAEPWDTLGSQGQLFASAGPRAADIERVTGEPALEPIRVYAGKQDDRNIEETAEAVVRELHRTGAFDREVLLIFTSTGTGWVSEWSVQALEYLTGGDLATASMQYSYFPSGLAYITDRTTPATAGRDLFEAVYAEWSALPEDSRPLLFVSGESLGSFGGQAAFDRASTMLDQVDGAVWSGTPRFSPLWSELTQGRREGSPEIAPVVNNGRHIRFVTRPEELVHDYYGGRYEDWEEPRVVYVQHASDPVVWWSPDLLWTEPDWMREAVGRDVTPTMWWAPWATFWQVASDMPISAVPPGGHGHNYHTEMVPVWAGVLGLDPTADYTAIEDALTAGIEP; encoded by the coding sequence GTGCCCCAGCCCACCCGGACCGGCCTGCGCCGCGGCTTCGACGACGTGGGGTTGACCGTGGCGCTGTTGATGGGCTGGGTGGCGCTGTCCCCCAGCCTGCTGCCCCGCACCTGGTGGATGACGGCGGCCAACGTGGGCATCAGCACCGCCTTCGGGTATGCCGTCGGGCTGTTCATCGGGTGGGTCGCCCACCACCTGGCCCGGCTGATCGGCCTGCGGGTGACGGTCGACCCGCGGGCCGCGACCTGGCTCTGGCGGGCCTGGTACACCGGGCTGGCGCTGGCCACGCTGCTCGCCTGGAGCCTGGGGCTGAATGAACAGGGCCGGATCGCCCGGCTGCTGCGGGTGGACTACGGCGGGTGGTTGCCCCAGCTGGTCGGCATCCTGGCGGGCTGCCTGCTCTTCCTGGTGGTGGTCCTGCTGTTCCGCGGGCTGCAACGGTTCTGGGCGTGGCTGCGCGCGCTGTTCAGCCCCCGGGTCCCCCGGCTGCTGGTCACCGGGCTCACCGCCGTCGTCTTCGCGGTCGTCGTCGTCTTCGTGAGCAACCAGGTGCTCTACCGGCAGGCGATGGAGATCGCCCTGTCCACGTCGCTGGCCCGCAACGCCGAGCTGATGCCCGGGGCGAGCGTCCCCTCGGAGCCGGAGCGGTCCGGTGGCCCTGGGTCCGCCGAGCCCTGGGACACCCTCGGCTCCCAGGGCCAGCTGTTCGCCTCGGCCGGCCCGCGCGCGGCCGACATCGAACGGGTGACGGGTGAGCCGGCCCTCGAGCCGATCCGGGTGTACGCCGGCAAACAGGACGACCGGAACATCGAGGAGACCGCCGAGGCGGTGGTGCGGGAGCTGCACCGGACCGGTGCGTTCGACCGGGAGGTGCTGCTCATCTTCACCTCCACCGGCACAGGGTGGGTCTCCGAGTGGTCGGTGCAGGCGCTGGAGTACCTCACCGGGGGCGACCTCGCGACGGCGTCGATGCAGTACTCCTACTTCCCCAGCGGCCTGGCCTACATCACCGACCGCACCACCCCGGCGACGGCCGGCCGGGACCTGTTCGAGGCGGTGTATGCCGAGTGGTCGGCGCTGCCGGAGGACTCCCGCCCGCTGCTGTTCGTCTCCGGGGAGTCACTGGGCTCGTTCGGCGGCCAGGCGGCCTTCGACCGGGCCTCCACGATGCTGGACCAGGTGGACGGCGCTGTCTGGTCGGGGACCCCACGGTTCTCGCCGTTGTGGAGCGAGCTCACGCAGGGACGCCGCGAGGGCTCCCCCGAGATCGCCCCGGTCGTGAACAACGGGCGGCACATCCGCTTCGTCACCCGGCCGGAGGAGCTAGTCCACGACTACTACGGCGGGCGCTACGAGGACTGGGAGGAGCCGAGGGTCGTCTACGTGCAGCACGCGTCCGACCCGGTGGTGTGGTGGTCACCCGACCTGTTGTGGACCGAGCCGGACTGGATGCGGGAGGCGGTGGGCCGGGACGTCACCCCAACCATGTGGTGGGCGCCGTGGGCCACCTTCTGGCAGGTCGCCAGCGACATGCCGATCTCCGCGGTCCCACCGGGCGGGCACGGGCACAACTACCACACCGAGATGGTGCCGGTGTGGGCCGGGGTGCTGGGCCTGGACCCGACCGCGGACTACACCGCGATCGAGGACGCCCTCACCGCCGGGATCGAGCCCTGA
- a CDS encoding adenosine deaminase: MTRPVHSLPKAHLHLHFTGSMRIETLQDLADKHGLRLPAALTADWPPRLRAATDERGWFRFQRLYDAARACVQDEDDMRRIVREAAEDDAAEGSRWLEIQVDPTSYAHFLGGITPTLEIVLDEARAATEVTGTGVAVVVAASRTRHPFDARALARLAARYAGEGPGTVVGFGLSNDERRGDTAEFAKAFSIARRAGLASVPHAGELLGPEHVRDALEHLAPDRIGHGVRSTEDPALLAELARRGTTLEVCPCSNVALGVYRQLSEVPLRQLLDAGARVALGADDPLLFGPRLAAQYETAREDHELTDAELADLARGSIRGSRAPADRQAEMLAAVDDWLTVPAD, from the coding sequence ATGACGCGGCCGGTGCACTCTCTGCCCAAAGCCCATCTGCACCTGCACTTCACCGGTTCGATGCGGATCGAGACCCTGCAGGACCTGGCCGACAAGCACGGCCTCCGGTTGCCGGCCGCGTTGACGGCCGACTGGCCGCCCCGGTTGCGGGCGGCCACCGACGAGCGGGGCTGGTTCCGGTTCCAGCGGCTCTACGACGCGGCACGGGCCTGCGTGCAGGACGAGGACGACATGCGCCGGATCGTGCGGGAGGCCGCCGAGGACGACGCGGCCGAGGGGTCGCGGTGGTTGGAGATCCAGGTCGACCCCACGTCCTACGCCCACTTCCTCGGCGGCATCACCCCGACCCTGGAGATCGTGCTGGACGAGGCGCGCGCGGCGACCGAGGTGACCGGCACGGGGGTCGCGGTGGTGGTGGCCGCCAGCCGCACCCGGCACCCGTTCGACGCCCGGGCGCTGGCCCGCCTGGCGGCCCGGTATGCCGGGGAGGGGCCGGGCACGGTGGTCGGCTTCGGGTTGTCCAACGACGAACGCCGCGGCGACACCGCCGAGTTCGCCAAGGCCTTCTCGATCGCCCGGCGGGCGGGCCTGGCCAGCGTGCCGCACGCCGGGGAACTGCTCGGCCCCGAGCACGTGCGCGACGCCCTGGAGCACCTGGCCCCGGACCGGATCGGGCACGGGGTGCGCAGCACCGAGGACCCGGCGCTGCTGGCCGAGCTGGCCCGGCGCGGCACCACCCTGGAGGTCTGCCCGTGCAGCAACGTGGCGCTCGGGGTCTACCGGCAGCTCTCCGAGGTGCCCCTGCGGCAGCTGCTCGACGCGGGCGCCCGGGTCGCGCTGGGCGCGGACGACCCGTTGCTGTTCGGGCCGCGGCTGGCGGCACAGTACGAGACCGCCCGCGAGGACCACGAGCTCACCGATGCCGAGCTGGCCGACCTGGCGCGCGGCTCCATCCGCGGGTCCCGGGCCCCGGCCGACCGGCAGGCCGAGATGCTCGCGGCGGTGGACGACTGGCTCACGGTGCCGGCCGACTGA
- a CDS encoding ABC transporter ATP-binding protein gives MGVIQTEGLTKKYGQVTALDSLTIDVDAGVTGLVGANGAGKSTLIKILLGLLRPTGGRAQVLGMDIAAQSQQIRTAVGYMPEHDCLPPDVRAIDFVVHMARMSGLPAHAARERAADVLRHVGLAEERYRLMGGYSTGMKQRAKLAQALAHDPKLVLLDEPTNGLDPAARDDMLHLVQRIGHDFGIAVLVTSHLLGELERVSDHVVVLDGGRLLRSSATQDFMGDTGMLLVEVLGEGDAQTRMGEALARAGVACRPRGRLIEIDTRGRPPVHDLVRDTAVAEQVGIVRIQADHARIEDIFREEAPHGQPA, from the coding sequence ATGGGCGTGATCCAGACCGAGGGTCTGACCAAGAAATACGGCCAGGTGACCGCCCTCGACTCGCTCACGATCGACGTCGACGCGGGGGTGACCGGGCTGGTCGGTGCCAACGGCGCCGGCAAGTCCACCCTGATCAAGATCCTCCTCGGGTTGCTGCGACCCACCGGGGGCCGGGCCCAGGTGCTCGGGATGGACATCGCCGCGCAGTCCCAGCAGATCAGGACGGCCGTCGGCTACATGCCCGAGCACGACTGTCTCCCGCCGGACGTGCGGGCCATCGACTTCGTCGTGCACATGGCCCGGATGAGCGGCCTGCCCGCCCACGCCGCCCGGGAACGCGCGGCCGATGTGCTCCGCCACGTCGGGCTCGCCGAGGAGCGCTACCGCCTGATGGGCGGCTACTCCACCGGGATGAAGCAGCGCGCCAAGCTCGCCCAGGCGCTCGCCCACGACCCGAAGCTGGTGCTGCTCGACGAGCCGACCAACGGCCTGGACCCCGCGGCCCGGGACGACATGCTGCACCTGGTGCAGCGGATCGGGCACGACTTCGGCATCGCGGTGCTGGTCACCTCCCACCTGCTGGGTGAGCTGGAGCGGGTCAGCGACCACGTGGTCGTCCTCGACGGCGGCCGGCTGCTGCGGTCCTCGGCGACCCAGGACTTCATGGGTGACACCGGGATGCTGCTGGTGGAGGTGCTCGGCGAGGGCGACGCCCAGACCCGGATGGGGGAGGCGCTGGCCCGTGCCGGGGTGGCCTGCCGCCCCCGTGGCCGGCTCATCGAGATCGACACCCGGGGCCGACCCCCGGTGCACGACCTGGTGCGGGACACCGCCGTCGCCGAGCAGGTCGGGATCGTCCGGATCCAGGCCGACCACGCCCGGATCGAGGACATCTTCCGGGAGGAGGCGCCCCATGGCCAGCCAGCCTGA